A portion of the Punica granatum isolate Tunisia-2019 chromosome 7, ASM765513v2, whole genome shotgun sequence genome contains these proteins:
- the LOC116212981 gene encoding galactinol synthase 1-like, translated as MAPDLTNATIATKPNAIVTSPPTRAYVTFLAGNGDYVKGVVGLMKGLRKVGSKYPLVVAVLPDVPEEHRQILVDQGCIVREIEPVYPPENQTQFAMAYYVINYSKLRIWEFVEYDKMIYLDGDIQVYDNIDHLFDLPDGHFYAVMDCFCEKTWSHTPQYKIGYCQQCPDRVQWPEAELGPRPALYFNARMFVFEPSLPTYHDLLKTLKITPPTPFAEQDFLNMYFRDIYRPIPPIYNLVLAMLWRHPENVDLDKVKVVHYCAAGSKPWRYTGKEANMDREDIKMLVKKWWDIYDDESLDYKNNVAPAESNEPVDLQPFLAAMSKAGAINYISAPSAA; from the exons ATGGCTCCTGATCTCACCAACGCCACCATTGCCACCAAGCCCAACGCCATTGTCACAAGCCCACCGACCCGAGCCTATGTCACGTTCCTGGCCGGGAATGGGGACTACGTGAAGGGTGTGGTGGGGCTGATGAAGGGCCTCAGGAAGGTGGGGAGCAAGTACCCCCTCGTGGTGGCGGTCCTCCCGGACGTGCCCGAGGAGCACCGCCAGATCCTCGTGGACCAGGGTTGCATCGTTCGGGAGATCGAACCGGTTTACCCGCCCGAGAACCAGACCCAATTCGCCATGGCCTACTATGTCATCAACTACTCCAAGCTACGAATCTGGGAG TTTGTGGAATATGACAAGATGATCTACCTAGATGGTGACATCCAAGTCTACGACAACATCGACCACCTCTTCGACCTCCCAGACGGCCACTTCTACGCCGTGATGGACTGCTTCTGTGAGAAGACGTGGTCCCACACTCCCCAGTACAAGATCGGGTACTGCCAGCAGTGCCCCGACCGGGTCCAGTGGCCCGAGGCCGAGCTGGGCCCACGGCCCGCCCTCTACTTCAATGCGCGCATGTTCGTGTTCGAGCCAAGCCTCCCGACCTACCATGACCTCCTTAAGACCCTCAAGATCACCCCTCCCACGCCCTTTGCGGAGCAGGACTTCCTCAACATGTACTTCCGGGACATCTACCGTCCGATACCCCCGATCTACAACCTCGTGCTAGCCATGTTGTGGAGGCACCCTGAGAATGTGGACCTCGATAAGGTCAAGGTCGTGCACTACTGTGCTGCGGGTTCGAAGCCGTGGAGGTACACCGGAAAGGAGGCGAACATGGACCGAGAAGACATTAAGATGCTCGTGAAGAAGTGGTGGGACATCTATGACGACGAGTCATTGGACTACAAGAACAATGTAGCACCAGCGGAGAGTAATGAGCCCGTGGACCTGCAGCCGTTCCTGGCGGCCATGTCGAAGGCTGGAGCCATTAATTACATATCCGCCCCGTCGGCCGCTTAG